A single window of Paenibacillus sp. FSL H8-0537 DNA harbors:
- a CDS encoding response regulator, producing the protein MFHALIAEDSKPILRNIKALLQATELPIHIAATAANGEEALAYMQQHRIDILLTDIRMPKMDGLELIEQAKLLHPQLKVVLISGYNDFEYTRKALNLQVFDYLLKPVERHQLQEVMERVIVQLKEQQSGEAGSFKDIVAPDFHAELRLGPEFREQMKVPFLIHKQPFSPNKEHWKLNVLQASLTEVYAPHGCWVFPTQQPYQFFVLINLSVKDKYPSAYECMEAARSGLLREGLYASLCGQLQAVQDGGLADFYQQMSRLMKEQLSVAGPLLLDNGLAALPLNTDSGVTELLSNSFVDMIRQRQKERFALKLAEQLQKWPSSNVRLAELERFLALLTEAFGSSLSEQDPWNKLKLTEQANALLELGSFADFTKQLLLWAEQCFELLHNQNRKSGSELFQQIDEYVRMNMYSHVSIADLAQRFHVSPSYISRIMKKYAEKTFVHYYLNLKIKEACRLLETKPEMKIKELSDVLSFSDQHYFSKVFKEYAGCSPTEYKEQLKGL; encoded by the coding sequence ATGTTCCATGCTTTAATTGCAGAAGACAGCAAGCCGATCCTTCGCAATATTAAAGCGCTGCTGCAAGCGACCGAGCTGCCGATTCATATTGCCGCAACAGCGGCGAATGGGGAGGAAGCACTGGCATATATGCAGCAGCATCGCATCGACATTTTGCTTACGGACATTCGGATGCCTAAAATGGATGGACTGGAGCTTATCGAGCAGGCGAAGCTGCTTCATCCGCAGCTCAAGGTTGTGCTGATCAGCGGCTATAATGATTTTGAATATACGCGCAAAGCGCTGAATTTGCAGGTATTTGACTACTTGCTCAAGCCTGTTGAGCGCCATCAGCTGCAGGAGGTTATGGAGCGGGTCATCGTCCAACTGAAGGAGCAGCAATCGGGTGAGGCCGGGAGCTTCAAGGATATTGTTGCTCCCGATTTTCATGCAGAGCTCAGGCTGGGGCCGGAGTTTCGGGAACAGATGAAAGTGCCCTTTCTCATCCATAAGCAGCCCTTCTCCCCGAATAAGGAACACTGGAAGCTAAACGTGCTGCAGGCAAGTTTGACGGAGGTTTATGCCCCGCATGGCTGTTGGGTTTTTCCAACGCAGCAGCCCTATCAGTTTTTTGTGCTCATTAATCTTTCGGTTAAGGATAAATACCCTTCTGCTTATGAATGCATGGAGGCGGCACGCAGCGGCTTGCTGAGGGAAGGCTTATATGCCTCGCTATGCGGCCAGCTGCAAGCGGTTCAGGATGGCGGCTTGGCGGATTTTTATCAGCAAATGTCGCGGCTCATGAAGGAGCAGCTATCCGTAGCAGGCCCGCTGCTGCTGGATAACGGTCTCGCTGCGCTGCCTCTGAACACCGATTCAGGTGTAACCGAGCTGCTCTCGAACAGCTTCGTGGACATGATTCGCCAGCGCCAGAAGGAGCGCTTCGCCTTAAAGCTGGCCGAGCAGCTGCAAAAATGGCCGAGCAGCAACGTTCGCCTGGCGGAGCTGGAGCGTTTCCTGGCGCTGCTGACCGAGGCCTTCGGCAGCTCTCTCTCCGAGCAGGACCCATGGAACAAGCTCAAGCTGACGGAGCAGGCGAATGCGCTGCTGGAGCTGGGCAGCTTTGCAGACTTTACCAAGCAGCTGCTGCTCTGGGCCGAGCAATGCTTTGAGCTGCTGCACAATCAAAATCGCAAAAGCGGCTCCGAGCTGTTCCAGCAAATTGACGAGTATGTGCGGATGAACATGTATTCGCATGTATCCATTGCCGATCTCGCGCAGCGATTTCATGTCAGTCCCTCCTATATCAGCCGAATTATGAAGAAATATGCGGAGAAAACATTCGTCCACTACTACTTGAATTTGAAAATCAAGGAGGCGTGCCGGCTGCTGGAAACGAAGCCGGAGATGAAGATTAAAGAGCTGTCTGATGTGCTATCGTTCAGCGACCAGCACTATTTTTCCAAGGTATTCAAGGAGTATGCAGGGTGCAGTCCGACGGAGTATAAGGAGCAGCTCAAGGGCTTATAA
- a CDS encoding histidine kinase, whose amino-acid sequence MNRKFGKNPFPASLQTKFFLTFVVLLLIVLGSFLVYVNLVVIQPLKEKTENEKLMSAEKVSDQLDIYIDSQNQLSQRILSNKDVYILLADDAASQTFEGLSRSRKLKDIMFQAIGPSLNIQDMIIYNLEGSALVSYIGYDRTPPSLKPLLEDDETLAIWSRSGYLLNREQAGKVSFIRPIINQNGEIFGYLSIQLDQAYLQKPAEGLADSEVFVLGQDGQLISSSQNAEVDKRLSTLEPRSGASGMYMDHEQNYVTYYKSSSSEWTTYIVTPKQAVLGPVSSISNISILLITSLMLFSFFYIYFSAKNLLLPIRKLRSQILRVNYSNMNVKVDSRSHNNELILLNEAFQELLERLQQSIEREKLALHEEIKARNSALQAQIAPHFIHNVLYLISIAAQEGKDQVVQDMCKQLSDSLRYVVSSPYQHVSLSDELAYTRNYLSLVQQKYEDDLEWDMESDDSTGLIQLPRLVIQPFVENCIEHAFKNIDPPWRISIRFKLYNGLWAIEISDNGEGFSDDKIKEILGNIHDSDSGALELQTNSTGIGNMGMVNTVNRLKLMYKNRLFFNVYNNADTGKGATIQIIASLTKDFY is encoded by the coding sequence ATGAATCGCAAGTTCGGTAAAAACCCATTCCCAGCGAGTCTGCAAACCAAGTTTTTTCTAACGTTCGTGGTGCTGCTGCTTATCGTGCTTGGCAGCTTTCTGGTCTATGTCAACCTCGTCGTCATTCAACCGCTTAAAGAGAAAACGGAAAATGAAAAGCTGATGTCAGCAGAGAAGGTCAGCGATCAGCTCGATATTTATATCGATAGCCAAAATCAGCTATCTCAACGTATTTTGTCCAATAAAGATGTTTATATTTTGCTTGCCGATGATGCCGCATCCCAAACCTTTGAAGGCTTGTCCCGCAGCCGCAAGCTGAAGGATATTATGTTTCAGGCGATCGGGCCGAGCTTGAACATTCAGGATATGATTATTTACAATCTCGAGGGCTCTGCCCTGGTCTCTTATATTGGCTACGACCGGACGCCGCCTTCTTTAAAGCCGCTGCTGGAAGACGACGAGACTTTAGCAATCTGGAGCAGAAGCGGTTATTTGCTCAATCGTGAGCAGGCAGGTAAAGTCTCCTTTATTCGCCCGATTATCAATCAAAATGGGGAAATTTTCGGTTATTTATCAATCCAGCTGGACCAAGCTTATTTGCAAAAGCCTGCGGAGGGACTAGCTGACAGCGAGGTGTTTGTTTTAGGGCAGGACGGTCAGCTCATCTCAAGCTCCCAAAATGCCGAGGTTGATAAAAGGCTGTCTACACTGGAGCCGCGATCGGGAGCAAGCGGCATGTATATGGATCATGAGCAGAACTATGTTACTTATTACAAATCCAGCAGCTCAGAGTGGACAACCTATATTGTCACGCCAAAACAAGCGGTGCTCGGCCCCGTCAGCTCGATCAGCAACATTTCCATCCTGCTCATTACTTCGCTGATGCTGTTTTCCTTTTTTTACATTTATTTTTCCGCAAAAAATTTATTGCTGCCGATTCGCAAGCTGCGCAGTCAAATTTTGCGCGTCAACTACAGCAATATGAATGTGAAGGTGGATAGCCGCTCGCATAATAATGAGCTGATTTTGCTCAATGAGGCATTTCAGGAGCTGCTGGAGCGGCTGCAGCAATCGATTGAGCGCGAGAAGCTGGCGCTGCATGAGGAAATTAAAGCGCGAAACTCCGCGCTGCAAGCGCAAATTGCGCCTCATTTTATCCATAATGTGTTGTATTTGATTAGCATTGCTGCTCAGGAGGGCAAGGATCAGGTCGTACAGGATATGTGCAAGCAGCTGTCGGACAGCCTGCGTTATGTCGTATCCTCGCCCTATCAGCATGTATCGCTGTCGGACGAGCTGGCGTATACGCGAAATTACTTGTCGCTCGTCCAACAGAAATATGAGGATGATCTGGAGTGGGACATGGAGTCCGATGATTCAACAGGCTTGATCCAGCTGCCAAGACTCGTTATCCAGCCCTTTGTTGAAAATTGTATTGAGCATGCTTTTAAAAATATTGACCCTCCTTGGCGAATTTCGATTCGCTTCAAGCTGTATAACGGCCTGTGGGCGATTGAGATAAGTGATAATGGAGAAGGGTTCTCCGACGATAAAATCAAAGAAATACTCGGGAATATTCATGATTCCGATTCGGGGGCGCTTGAGCTGCAAACGAACAGCACGGGCATTGGCAATATGGGCATGGTGAATACGGTTAATCGGCTCAAGCTGATGTACAAAAACCGCTTGTTTTTCAATGTTTACAACAATGCAGATACCGGCAAAGGCGCAACCATTCAGATTATCGCATCACTGACGAAGGATTTTTATTAA